A single genomic interval of Lathyrus oleraceus cultivar Zhongwan6 chromosome 7, CAAS_Psat_ZW6_1.0, whole genome shotgun sequence harbors:
- the LOC127106129 gene encoding violaxanthin de-epoxidase, chloroplastic: MFLQLQLHHHHHHPTPVIHRNNPFSPQHSFLSSNLFLPFSYSSPSPCSFSITLSTSHTSHFCFRPSSTAVNSTVTTDEPPVRLVAVVGHGAVSPLNSASWEQVMLHTAKRLKWVDQGYELLVFTDECIQSNEQIATRLESELLKTDILVIVAVTNKESVNWIKIRTKTIENVICFDSSPDLKNKLGGYDIDNEVKGSIFGKILGSSELDKTKDSYEVVQTVSEAWDRRSSDDIRFCLLLLINAYIRPVPILKNLRAKGFSTLNCMLKNCGKQVLNCLLDPNCRKALQCLNKCSPVDQVCNYRCIASYESENLEAFSLCVLQKNNCLELEAEVPTKPYVPPMVQFRGQDLSHEIAEDLFVGWLGSLQWSWRVVAGQNPAYDQFPCQYQLFYRGKAKGSFWYEPVFQVKTFEGEMVWRRRKYRVKRGKTQGTFYFSVLDNGVVSNEFWTVVDVADDLSWGLFHYHGAARAAGQSYTGAVLVSPDGAFPDERERRRIVGALDKCEIKEWELFFVDNCSCIDPPLGTPEGSSLHAVVQIDDPKWMHV; the protein is encoded by the exons ATGTTCTTACAACTTCaactgcatcatcatcatcatcatcccaCACCAGTTATTCATAGAAACAATCCATTCTCTCCTCAACACTCCTTTCTCTCTTCCAACCTTTTTCTTCCCTTTTCCTATTCTTCTCCATCGCCATGCTCATTCTCAATCACTCTCTCTACTTCACACACTTCTCATTTTTGCTTTCGTCCATCATCAACTGCTGTGAACTCCACCGTAACGACAGATGAGCCTCCGGTGAGGTTGGTGGCTGTCGTTGGCCATGGAGCTGTCAGCCCTCTCAACTCTGCGTCTTGGGAACAAGTCATGCTTCACACG GCAAAAAGATTGAAATGGGTTGATCAAGGATATGAACTTCTTGTATTTACCGATGAATGCATTCAATCTAATGAACAAATTGCCACGAGGCTCGAGAGCGAATTACTGAAGACGGATATATTAGTGATTGTTGCTGTTACAAACAAAGAATCAGTTAACTGGATTAAAATCAGAACCAAAACTATTGAAAATGTAATATGCTTCGACTCTTCACCTGATTTGAAGAACAAATTAGGAGGCTATGATATTGATAATGAAGTGAAAGGAAGTATATTTGGAAAAATATTGGGGAGTTCCGAGTTAGATAAAACTAAAGATTCATACGAAGTAGTACAAACTGTGTCCGAAGCATGGGATCGACGTAGTTCTGATGATATAAGATTCTGTTTGCTATTGTTAATCAATGCTTATATAAGGCCAGTTCCAATATTGAAGAACTTAAGAGCAAAGGGTTTTTCAACCTTGAATTGTATGTTGAAGAACTGTGGCAAGCAAGTACTTAATTGCTTGTTGGATCCTAATTGTAGAAAAGCTCTTCAGTGCTTGAATAAGTGTAGTCCTGTTGATCAAGTTTGTAACTACCGATGTATCGCTTCGTACGAAAGTGAAAATCTAGAAGCCTTTTCGCTCTGCGTGTTACAGAAAAACAACTGTCTTGAATTGGAAGCAGAAGTCCCTACCAAGCCATACGTGCCTCCGATGGTTCAGTTTCGCGGGCAGGATTTAAGCCATGAAATTGCGGAAGATTTGTTTGTTGGTTGGTTAGGAAGTTTGCAGTGGAGCTGGCGCGTTGTGGCGGGGCAGAATCCAGCGTATGATCAGTTCCCTTGCCAATATCAGCTATTCTATAGAGGAAAAGCAAAAGGGTCGTTCTGGTATGAACCGGTCTTTCAGGTAAAAACATTTGAAGGCGAGATGGTATGGAGGAGGAGAAAATATCGGGTTAAAAGAGGTAAGACACAAGGAACATTCTATTTCAGTGTATTGGATAACGGAGTTGTTTCGAACGAGTTTTGGACAGTTGTTGATGTAGCCGATGATCTTAGTTGGGGCTTGTTTCACTATCATGGCGCTGCTAGAGCTGCAGGGCAGTCTTATACTGGGGCAGTACTTGTTAGTCCTGATGGAGCATTTCCAGATGAAAGAGAGAGGAGAAGAATAGTTGGTGCATTAGATAAATGTGAAATCAAAGAGTGGGAGCTTTTTTTTGTTGACAATTGTTCATGCATTGATCCTCCATTGGGAACTCCAGAGGGTTCAAGTTTACATGCTGTGGTACAAATTGATGATCCAAAATGGATGCATGTCTGA